A single genomic interval of Peribacillus sp. FSL H8-0477 harbors:
- a CDS encoding DUF58 domain-containing protein: MKRNPHIDKAFFLSDKVIMSTIIIFVWELIFLKHPVVMTCILIYYTYAIMVHYYTIRITKAMQVLNENRRYRVFPGNEVVIGIGVRNNAKLSIPSGKLSFELNETIETEGVLIESGDGVLSDRRVYPFFIPAKDSIEWRLSIRPQKRGLYTMENVELIIYDWFRTSTIYFPVLPTLQTEILVYPLIKPIRNIQRLERLMPGSQQSRLSYLEDASAVSGVKQYENESFRHIHWKASLRMQQLVAKKYQPVTHNGVTICLNLSVSGRRFHSRFEDLISYTAFLCQYMTTKNLPFELFINMFKGGRPLALNLREGNEHLAASLTALAQLSTSGVPFSEIAFLTYINESQAPSVVTILVGGTGIRGNLQGEVVFVNEHGQLSGGGTDAALSI, from the coding sequence ATGAAGCGGAACCCCCATATCGATAAGGCATTTTTCTTAAGTGATAAAGTGATTATGAGCACAATCATTATCTTCGTTTGGGAACTGATTTTTTTAAAACACCCAGTCGTGATGACTTGTATTCTTATCTATTATACATACGCAATTATGGTTCATTATTATACAATTCGTATAACAAAAGCCATGCAAGTATTAAATGAAAATCGACGGTATCGGGTTTTTCCAGGGAATGAAGTTGTAATCGGGATCGGCGTTCGAAATAATGCAAAACTGTCGATTCCAAGCGGGAAATTATCATTTGAATTAAATGAAACAATTGAGACAGAAGGTGTATTAATAGAATCTGGAGACGGCGTTCTTTCAGACCGGCGGGTATATCCGTTCTTCATTCCGGCAAAAGACTCTATTGAATGGCGGCTTTCAATCAGACCTCAAAAGCGCGGACTTTATACAATGGAAAATGTAGAATTGATTATCTATGACTGGTTTAGGACGAGTACAATCTACTTTCCTGTACTGCCGACGCTGCAAACGGAGATTCTCGTGTATCCGTTGATTAAACCTATTCGCAATATTCAACGTTTAGAAAGGCTAATGCCTGGCAGCCAGCAAAGCAGGTTGTCGTATCTAGAGGATGCATCTGCTGTTTCTGGGGTTAAGCAGTATGAAAATGAAAGTTTTAGGCATATTCATTGGAAGGCTTCTTTAAGGATGCAGCAACTGGTGGCAAAAAAATATCAGCCTGTCACACATAACGGGGTAACTATTTGTTTGAATTTGTCTGTTTCTGGTCGTCGTTTTCACTCGAGGTTTGAAGACTTAATCTCTTATACAGCCTTTCTGTGTCAATACATGACTACTAAAAACCTGCCATTTGAATTATTTATCAATATGTTTAAAGGGGGAAGGCCTCTTGCCCTTAATTTACGTGAAGGCAATGAGCACCTGGCTGCATCGTTAACGGCGCTCGCTCAACTGTCTACCTCCGGGGTGCCCTTTTCAGAGATTGCTTTTCTTACGTATATTAATGAATCACAAGCACCATCCGTTGTAACTATATTGGTCGGCGGTACCGGCATAAGAGGCAATTTACAGGGTGAAGTAGTCTTTGTCAATGAACATGGTCAGTTATCAGGAGGGGGAACCGATGCTGCTCTTTCTATATAA
- a CDS encoding AAA family ATPase produces the protein MESLQKLKKNIQKVFVGNETAIELLIESVLCNGHVLLEDVPGTGKTLLAKSLAKSMGGQFTRIQCTPDVLPSDITGIEYFNPKSNDFEKRLGPVYTNILLADEINRALPRTQSSLLEAMEERQITLDRETIKLPSPFIVIATQNPLESQGTFPLPDAQLDRFFMSIPLGYPSMDEERIIIRRFREHQPLDALSVCITQEELLVLQVETKRILVSEPVEDYILQLTAATRSSKYCETGLSPRASLALLKASQAKALYMGRSYCIPEDVQFVFPAVASHRITLTMEGALTSGRREIAEQILQEVDVPVEISR, from the coding sequence ATGGAATCTTTACAGAAGCTGAAGAAGAACATTCAGAAAGTATTTGTTGGTAATGAAACAGCTATTGAGCTGCTTATTGAATCGGTCTTATGTAACGGGCATGTCTTGCTTGAAGATGTCCCAGGAACAGGCAAGACGCTGCTAGCCAAATCGTTGGCTAAGAGCATGGGCGGACAATTCACTAGAATCCAATGCACGCCCGATGTTTTGCCAAGTGATATTACCGGCATAGAGTATTTTAATCCTAAGTCGAATGATTTTGAAAAAAGATTAGGACCAGTTTACACAAATATTTTGCTTGCTGATGAAATCAACCGTGCATTGCCGCGGACACAATCGAGTTTATTAGAGGCAATGGAGGAGCGCCAAATAACACTCGATCGTGAAACGATTAAACTGCCCTCTCCATTTATTGTAATTGCTACTCAAAACCCGTTGGAATCACAGGGAACCTTCCCACTGCCAGATGCTCAACTTGACCGTTTTTTTATGAGTATTCCACTCGGCTACCCTTCAATGGACGAAGAACGAATCATCATTCGACGGTTTCGTGAACATCAACCTCTTGATGCACTTTCAGTGTGTATCACACAGGAAGAATTACTCGTTTTACAAGTTGAAACAAAGCGAATACTTGTGAGTGAACCTGTAGAGGATTACATTCTGCAGTTAACAGCTGCCACACGTTCAAGTAAGTATTGCGAGACTGGACTTAGCCCTCGTGCTTCACTAGCTTTGTTGAAGGCTTCACAAGCAAAAGCTTTATACATGGGTCGTAGCTATTGTATACCGGAGGATGTTCAGTTCGTCTTTCCAGCGGTAGCCTCCCATCGAATCACGTTAACTATGGAAGGGGCACTGACATCTGGCCGCAGAGAGATTGCAGAACAAATTCTTCAAGAAGTCGATGTGCCGGTAGAGATCTCTCGATGA
- the odhB gene encoding 2-oxoglutarate dehydrogenase complex dihydrolipoyllysine-residue succinyltransferase encodes MAEVKVPELAESITEGAIAQWLKQPGDQVEKGEYILELETDKVNVEIISDYAGTLTELLAEEGDTVLVGQSIAIVDESGKGTATPQAAPKAEEVKEEAPKAEQSVPAPEVQQEEKSTSTVIASPAARKLAREKGIDLSAVPVTDPLGRVRVQDVEAASAAPAAPKAAAPQAPAPKAAPAKQDDRVEIIKMSRRRQTIAKRLVQVQSEAAMLTTFNEVDLTAVMDLRKRHKESFIKNNDTKLGFMSFFTKAVIAALKKYPLLNAEINGNEIHKKNFYDIGVAVSTDEGLVVPVVRDADRKSFGEIEKDIADLAVKARNNKLALSDLSGGTFTITNGGTFGSLLSTPILNAPQVGILGMHTIKMRPIAVGDAIENRPMMYLALSYDHRIVDGKEAVGFLVTLKDLLEDPEQLLLQG; translated from the coding sequence ATGGCTGAAGTAAAAGTACCTGAATTAGCGGAATCAATAACAGAGGGAGCCATCGCACAATGGTTGAAACAGCCTGGTGATCAGGTTGAAAAAGGGGAATACATTCTAGAACTTGAAACCGATAAGGTAAATGTCGAAATTATCTCTGATTATGCGGGGACATTAACAGAGTTATTAGCTGAAGAAGGGGATACCGTTTTAGTTGGACAATCTATTGCCATTGTTGACGAAAGCGGCAAAGGAACTGCGACTCCACAAGCAGCACCTAAAGCTGAAGAAGTAAAAGAAGAAGCGCCAAAAGCTGAACAAAGCGTCCCAGCTCCAGAAGTACAGCAAGAGGAGAAATCTACATCAACTGTGATTGCTTCTCCAGCTGCACGTAAACTGGCACGTGAAAAAGGGATTGATTTAAGTGCGGTACCTGTAACGGATCCTTTAGGCCGTGTACGCGTACAGGATGTTGAAGCAGCTAGTGCAGCTCCAGCAGCACCTAAAGCAGCAGCTCCACAAGCACCTGCACCTAAAGCAGCTCCGGCTAAGCAGGATGACCGTGTTGAAATTATTAAAATGTCTCGCCGTCGTCAGACCATTGCTAAACGACTAGTTCAAGTACAAAGTGAAGCAGCGATGCTGACTACTTTTAACGAAGTTGATTTAACAGCAGTAATGGATCTGCGTAAACGTCATAAAGAATCATTCATTAAAAATAATGATACAAAACTTGGATTTATGTCTTTCTTTACGAAAGCTGTCATTGCAGCATTAAAGAAATATCCATTGCTTAACGCTGAAATCAATGGAAATGAAATTCATAAAAAGAACTTCTATGATATCGGTGTTGCCGTATCAACTGACGAAGGCCTTGTTGTTCCTGTCGTTCGTGATGCGGATCGTAAGAGCTTTGGTGAAATCGAAAAAGACATTGCTGACCTTGCAGTGAAAGCTCGTAATAATAAGCTTGCTCTCTCGGACTTATCAGGCGGAACATTTACGATTACAAATGGCGGAACGTTTGGTTCTCTGTTGTCTACACCAATCCTTAATGCCCCGCAAGTTGGGATTCTAGGTATGCATACAATCAAAATGCGTCCAATCGCAGTTGGAGACGCTATTGAAAACAGACCAATGATGTATCTTGCATTATCTTACGACCATCGTATTGTTGATGGAAAAGAAGCTGTAGGCTTCCTTGTTACACTTAAAGATTTACTTGAAGATCCAGAACAGCTGTTACTTCAAGGGTAA
- the sucA gene encoding 2-oxoglutarate dehydrogenase E1 component, translating to MTNKTAAYDPWRAFSGPNLGYVLEQYDLYQENSDEVDPELKEFFAQSGPPPEGEQTNHSPVSSPQVSTAPKGEELSMKKIMSAVKFSENIRAYGHLASKINPLNDEPLDNVLIHLERYGLTADDLKKIPAEFICPEAPAEIKDGYQAFVYLKQLYTKTIAFEFQHVNNLEEKQWLLDMVESGKMFPRIKNEKKRLLLKRLMEVEGFEKFLHRTYVGQKRFSIEGLDMLVPILDELISQSVQNGTSNVNIAMAHRGRLNVLAHVLGKPYEIIFSEFQHSPNKDLVPSEGSIGINDGWTGDVKYHLGLDKQITKDSTQKARLTLANNPSHLEVVGPIVEGYSRAAQETRTEAGFPEQDITKSLAILIHGDAAFPGEGIVPETFNMSRLRGYKTGGTVHIIANNMIGFTTESQDSRSTQYASDLAKGFEVPIVHVNADDPEACLAAVSLAHQYRTKFKKDFLIDLIGYRRFGHNEMDEPLVTQPEMYAKIHKHLTVKELYKNRLIETGALTEEETMSLNESVDERLTKAYDRVSGDKPEDIAELITPKNIEKGLPIIDTAVPVDDLIEINKKLVEWPEGFSVNKKLGRILSRRLDSFEENGKIDWSHAETLAFATILKDGTPIRLSGQDSERGTFAQRNIMLHDSVNGQMYSPLHTLDSVKASFAVHNSPLTETAVLAFEYGYNVFAPETLVIWEAQFGDFANTAQVIFDQFIAAGRAKWGQKSGLVMLLPHGYEGQGPEHSSARLERYLSLAAENNWTVANLSSAAQYFHILRRQAKILEMDEVRPLVMMTPKSLLRNQIMASEAAEFTEGQFQSFIETTGLGENPEAVERIVFCTGKLAVELREKAASDGNEEWLQIISIEEIYPFPFNGIKEALTKYENLKEILWVQEEPKNMGAWTFVEPRINAAAPKELEVSYVGRKRRSSPSEGDPTVHKKQQQRILSKATTRTIEGEK from the coding sequence ATGACCAACAAGACTGCTGCATACGACCCATGGAGAGCATTTTCTGGTCCAAACCTTGGGTATGTCTTGGAACAATACGATTTATATCAAGAAAATTCGGATGAGGTTGATCCGGAATTAAAAGAATTTTTTGCACAATCAGGACCGCCGCCAGAGGGTGAACAAACAAATCACAGTCCTGTTTCTTCACCACAAGTTTCTACTGCACCAAAAGGTGAAGAACTGTCTATGAAAAAAATTATGTCTGCAGTAAAATTCTCTGAAAATATTCGTGCTTACGGTCATTTAGCTTCCAAGATTAATCCGCTGAATGATGAACCATTAGATAATGTACTTATCCATTTAGAACGATATGGATTGACAGCCGACGATTTAAAAAAAATTCCGGCTGAATTTATTTGTCCAGAGGCTCCAGCTGAAATAAAAGACGGCTATCAAGCATTTGTCTATTTAAAACAGCTTTATACAAAAACCATTGCCTTTGAATTTCAACATGTAAATAATCTTGAAGAAAAACAATGGCTTCTTGATATGGTTGAATCAGGCAAAATGTTCCCTAGGATAAAAAATGAAAAGAAACGCTTATTATTAAAACGACTTATGGAAGTAGAAGGCTTTGAGAAATTCCTTCATCGTACATATGTCGGACAAAAGAGATTCTCAATAGAGGGACTCGATATGTTAGTACCGATTCTTGATGAGTTAATCTCACAATCTGTTCAAAATGGCACATCAAATGTCAATATAGCGATGGCGCATCGCGGGCGTTTAAATGTACTTGCACACGTCCTTGGCAAACCATATGAAATTATTTTTTCTGAATTCCAACACTCTCCGAATAAGGATCTTGTTCCGTCTGAGGGTTCCATTGGAATCAATGACGGCTGGACAGGTGATGTTAAATATCATTTAGGGCTGGATAAACAAATTACGAAAGATAGTACACAAAAAGCAAGATTGACTCTTGCCAATAACCCGAGTCATCTAGAAGTTGTCGGTCCGATTGTGGAAGGCTATTCTCGTGCAGCTCAAGAAACACGTACGGAAGCAGGTTTCCCTGAACAAGATATTACAAAATCATTAGCGATTCTAATCCATGGCGATGCGGCATTCCCAGGGGAAGGGATCGTTCCCGAAACCTTTAATATGAGCCGCCTGCGCGGATATAAAACGGGCGGAACGGTTCATATCATTGCCAATAATATGATTGGTTTTACGACAGAAAGCCAAGATTCTCGTTCTACCCAATATGCAAGTGATTTGGCAAAAGGCTTTGAAGTTCCAATTGTTCATGTCAATGCTGATGATCCAGAAGCGTGTCTTGCTGCGGTTTCACTTGCTCATCAATACCGGACGAAGTTTAAGAAGGACTTCCTTATCGACTTAATCGGATACCGTCGTTTCGGACATAACGAAATGGATGAGCCTTTAGTTACTCAGCCTGAAATGTATGCGAAAATCCATAAGCATCTTACGGTTAAAGAGTTGTACAAGAATCGCCTAATCGAAACAGGTGCCCTAACTGAAGAAGAAACAATGAGTCTTAATGAATCGGTCGATGAAAGATTAACCAAAGCATACGATCGTGTTTCAGGTGATAAACCAGAAGATATAGCTGAGTTGATTACACCAAAAAATATTGAAAAGGGACTTCCTATTATTGATACGGCTGTTCCTGTAGATGATTTAATCGAAATTAATAAAAAGCTTGTTGAATGGCCAGAAGGCTTTAGCGTAAACAAAAAGTTAGGACGCATTCTTTCAAGACGTCTCGATTCATTCGAAGAAAACGGGAAAATTGATTGGTCTCACGCTGAAACACTAGCTTTCGCGACAATCCTGAAAGATGGGACGCCAATTCGTTTATCCGGACAGGACTCGGAGCGCGGTACCTTTGCACAGCGGAATATCATGCTGCATGACAGTGTCAATGGTCAGATGTATTCTCCTCTTCACACACTTGATTCAGTGAAGGCATCTTTTGCTGTTCATAATAGTCCATTGACTGAAACAGCGGTCCTTGCATTTGAATATGGCTACAATGTCTTTGCTCCTGAAACCTTAGTTATTTGGGAAGCACAGTTTGGTGATTTTGCCAATACAGCACAAGTGATTTTTGACCAATTTATTGCGGCTGGCCGTGCTAAATGGGGACAAAAATCAGGTCTTGTCATGCTGCTGCCACATGGCTATGAAGGTCAAGGACCTGAGCATTCAAGTGCTCGTTTAGAGCGGTATTTATCATTGGCTGCAGAGAACAACTGGACTGTTGCCAACCTTAGCTCTGCTGCACAATACTTCCATATTTTAAGAAGACAAGCGAAAATTTTGGAAATGGATGAAGTACGCCCGCTTGTTATGATGACTCCGAAGAGCTTATTGAGAAACCAAATCATGGCCTCAGAAGCTGCTGAATTTACGGAAGGGCAATTCCAATCGTTCATTGAGACAACCGGACTGGGAGAAAATCCAGAAGCGGTGGAACGTATCGTCTTCTGTACAGGTAAGCTTGCTGTCGAATTACGCGAAAAAGCAGCTTCAGACGGGAATGAAGAATGGCTGCAGATTATTTCAATTGAAGAAATCTACCCATTCCCATTCAATGGGATTAAAGAAGCACTAACAAAATATGAAAATCTTAAAGAAATTCTATGGGTTCAAGAAGAGCCGAAGAACATGGGGGCTTGGACTTTTGTAGAACCACGTATCAATGCTGCAGCTCCAAAAGAGCTTGAGGTATCGTATGTTGGCAGGAAGAGAAGATCAAGTCCTTCTGAGGGAGATCCAACTGTCCATAAAAAACAACAACAACGTATCTTATCTAAGGCAACGACACGTACTATTGAGGGGGAGAAATAA
- a CDS encoding DODA-type extradiol aromatic ring-opening family dioxygenase, whose translation MIPSLFLAHGTPLLLTEENPYTHFLKNYAQQLPRPSAILIFSAHWESGEQAVTACRQNGIIYDFAGGPDELYQMTYSAPGEIELSDHIMTLLSKIGIYSVLDDTRRLDHGAWVPLKIMYPNADIPVIALSINPELPLSYQYEIGKTLAKLREEDVLIIGSGGTSHNLEQFQYNISVAEGWTIRFEEWLEDKVLKWDIESLFNFKNLAPYASLAVPTMEHFIPFIIAMGLGHQEKQAKLLHRSYQYGNLSLTAWRF comes from the coding sequence ATGATACCTTCGTTGTTTTTGGCCCATGGAACACCTCTGCTTCTTACAGAGGAAAATCCGTATACACATTTTTTGAAAAATTATGCACAGCAGCTTCCAAGACCTTCAGCAATCCTTATCTTCAGCGCACATTGGGAGAGCGGAGAGCAGGCAGTAACTGCCTGCAGACAAAATGGTATTATTTATGACTTTGCGGGGGGACCTGATGAGTTATATCAAATGACATACTCAGCACCTGGGGAAATAGAGCTTTCCGATCACATAATGACTTTATTATCTAAAATTGGCATATATTCAGTGCTCGATGATACGCGCAGGTTAGATCACGGGGCATGGGTACCGTTAAAAATCATGTATCCAAATGCGGACATTCCCGTAATTGCCTTATCAATAAATCCAGAGTTACCTTTGTCTTATCAATATGAGATTGGGAAAACCCTTGCCAAATTAAGAGAGGAAGATGTTTTAATTATTGGCAGCGGTGGTACGAGTCATAATTTGGAGCAATTTCAATATAATATTTCTGTTGCAGAAGGGTGGACTATACGATTTGAGGAATGGCTGGAAGATAAGGTTCTTAAATGGGATATAGAATCACTATTTAATTTTAAAAATCTAGCACCATATGCTAGTTTAGCAGTGCCTACTATGGAGCATTTTATTCCGTTTATCATTGCAATGGGGTTAGGACATCAGGAGAAACAGGCAAAACTGCTGCATAGAAGCTATCAATATGGGAATTTAAGTTTAACTGCATGGAGATTTTAG
- a CDS encoding polysaccharide deacetylase family protein, which translates to MKKSLLLLLCFFFVFTLDTAAANQHQEEFIPEEIQPLVQSWQNKGQKTAYLTFDDGPSLNTLPILDILDKYHVKATFFVMGNEEGYADVAYQEMAARGHTLALHTYSHDYEVVYGSRDKYFADMGLLENILKKYGVQSRIVRFPGGSRNLAVQRSPKKEVLASIKSELKKRGYIYFDWDIDSTDGYSPSVSKQTIVSNVLNGTKDQEQIVILLHDINSMKNTVRALPDIITGLKAKGYQFDSINEYTEKVQFGESP; encoded by the coding sequence ATGAAGAAAAGTTTACTTTTACTACTTTGTTTCTTTTTTGTGTTTACGCTAGATACTGCAGCAGCTAATCAGCATCAAGAGGAGTTTATTCCAGAGGAGATTCAACCCCTTGTTCAGAGTTGGCAAAATAAGGGGCAGAAGACAGCTTATTTAACCTTTGATGATGGTCCTTCATTAAATACTTTGCCGATTTTAGATATTTTAGATAAATATCACGTTAAAGCCACTTTCTTTGTTATGGGCAATGAGGAAGGGTACGCAGATGTGGCTTATCAGGAAATGGCGGCAAGAGGTCATACATTAGCTTTACATACCTACTCACACGATTATGAAGTGGTGTATGGGTCTAGGGATAAGTATTTTGCAGATATGGGTCTTTTAGAAAATATACTGAAAAAGTATGGTGTGCAGTCAAGAATCGTTCGTTTTCCAGGCGGTTCAAGGAATCTTGCAGTGCAGCGCAGTCCGAAAAAGGAAGTGCTGGCTTCAATAAAATCTGAACTTAAAAAAAGAGGGTACATTTATTTTGATTGGGATATTGATTCAACAGACGGCTACAGTCCATCTGTCAGTAAACAAACAATCGTTTCAAATGTTCTGAACGGTACGAAAGATCAAGAACAAATTGTGATTCTCCTGCATGATATTAATAGTATGAAGAATACTGTTCGCGCACTGCCGGACATTATTACAGGACTTAAAGCAAAAGGATATCAATTTGACTCCATCAATGAATACACAGAAAAAGTTCAATTTGGGGAAAGTCCGTAA